A genomic window from Thermodesulfovibrionia bacterium includes:
- a CDS encoding ATP-grasp domain-containing protein: MTMHKTIILVSAVCGDIGCSAVRALRDSVDKIIGCDIQSNSPVIDLIDRFYVSPPALDRDNYINFLKKVFQKDSIGFFLPISEYEIDVLNTRREELESTGVRLLLNNKEVLNNFLDKLKTAQYLNNIGITAPKTSLLCSYDGSFGFPVIVKARKGSGSKRLWTADNSTDLEYIKTKDDGGLIAQEMIGSAEEEYTTGVFSDGQAVSAITFRRRLGFGGLSVEAVLEDIPFLDNIARKISKETGLTGSINIQSRRAGDIFIPYEINPRLSSTLLFRKKFGFDDAVWWLDALMGKKHSYKMKYKSGIAKRSLTECYFDLQDIVNEDR, encoded by the coding sequence ATGACAATGCATAAAACAATTATTCTTGTTTCAGCAGTTTGCGGAGATATCGGCTGCTCAGCAGTCAGGGCATTACGAGATTCGGTTGATAAGATTATCGGTTGCGATATTCAATCGAATTCTCCTGTTATTGATCTTATTGACAGATTCTATGTATCTCCCCCGGCTCTGGACAGAGACAATTATATTAATTTCCTTAAGAAGGTTTTTCAGAAAGACAGTATAGGATTTTTTCTTCCGATATCTGAGTACGAGATTGATGTTTTGAATACAAGAAGGGAGGAATTGGAGTCCACAGGCGTACGCCTTTTACTCAACAATAAAGAGGTCCTTAATAACTTCCTTGATAAATTAAAAACAGCCCAGTACCTTAATAACATCGGGATAACGGCTCCAAAAACATCTTTATTATGCAGTTACGATGGGAGCTTTGGGTTCCCTGTAATTGTGAAGGCCAGAAAAGGGAGCGGAAGCAAAAGGCTGTGGACAGCAGACAATTCTACAGACCTTGAATATATAAAGACCAAAGATGATGGCGGGCTGATAGCTCAGGAGATGATAGGTTCTGCAGAGGAAGAATATACTACAGGTGTTTTTTCTGATGGCCAGGCTGTCTCTGCTATTACCTTCAGGAGGAGGCTTGGTTTTGGCGGATTATCTGTTGAGGCGGTGCTTGAAGATATTCCCTTTCTTGATAATATCGCAAGGAAGATAAGTAAAGAGACCGGACTGACAGGAAGCATAAATATTCAGTCAAGGCGCGCCGGTGATATTTTTATCCCTTACGAAATAAATCCGAGATTATCAAGCACCCTGCTTTTCAGAAAGAAGTTTGGATTTGATGATGCCGTGTGGTGGCTGGATGCCCTTATGGGCAAAAAACACTCATATAAAATGAAGTACAAGTCCGGGATAGCTAAAAGGTCTTTAACAGAGTGCTATTTTGACCTTCAGGATATTGTGAATGAAGATAGATAA
- a CDS encoding polysaccharide biosynthesis PFTS motif protein translates to MEPFHAYHHQKTLTFFPPPLPEEVLILLKNGEVKLLKADLLNSRDISLRAADKAVQVIEPVYEVYRREYQKLFQFVSDTLKSSSAENAFKKNLCNKLAEFYSVNILLARIEDCLESESIHVFPDTNIGQYLYLKSLVTRCRQDLAEHRNIRFPFRMRARSYIENFKHNIVALTMLSAQTAASGLFAFFTSKRRTERKSYTYCVSIIAPNRQLRGNQRGPDFIIDGDKIQAKDVVYLPMVKLDSRQKELLKKTKGDVYYPPDRGRFFSNFTEWSRLLRLVTGGVFSQKCEETKAASNIFFNYFAWTAVMRGLSFKHFITHSDFSLNHIGRNIAIDQAGAQTWYFTDSMNFGNNFSEDKDGYGMRHPFWSYLTYDHFVTWDKLLEEYFRSHPGSFKKIHVAGCLWSGHIKAISKKDVFCGELYLINLDNTFIVSAFDSTYSRNGITSYAEGIAFAEHLLQLADECSDIHIYLKEKKDRSIHGRLDPVLGPRLLDLYNKMDTHARITICSNDVDASRLISASDMTISFPFTSTTFEALSADRPALWHDPKGYYINTPYAKNGGVTTHRYEALKEKVLDIINTKPGKYKNPININSPLSDPYRDGKAIDRFRGLLTSDSGY, encoded by the coding sequence GTGGAACCTTTTCATGCATATCATCATCAAAAAACGCTTACTTTTTTCCCGCCTCCGCTTCCTGAAGAGGTATTGATTCTTCTTAAAAACGGGGAAGTCAAGTTGCTGAAAGCAGATTTGCTGAATTCTCGCGATATAAGCTTGCGGGCGGCTGATAAAGCGGTGCAGGTAATAGAGCCGGTTTATGAGGTCTATAGAAGAGAGTACCAAAAGCTTTTTCAATTTGTTTCCGATACATTGAAATCATCCTCTGCTGAGAATGCATTCAAGAAGAATCTATGTAATAAATTGGCAGAATTTTACTCAGTAAATATTCTTCTTGCAAGAATTGAGGATTGTCTGGAATCCGAATCCATACATGTCTTTCCTGATACAAATATCGGTCAGTACTTGTATTTGAAGTCGCTTGTTACAAGGTGCAGGCAGGACTTGGCCGAGCATAGAAATATACGATTTCCGTTTAGAATGCGCGCAAGAAGTTACATTGAAAATTTTAAGCATAATATAGTTGCGCTCACTATGTTGTCAGCTCAAACAGCTGCCAGCGGCCTTTTTGCGTTTTTTACGAGCAAAAGGCGAACTGAGAGAAAGAGCTATACTTATTGCGTTTCAATAATTGCACCAAACCGGCAGTTAAGAGGTAATCAGCGCGGGCCGGATTTTATTATTGATGGTGATAAGATCCAGGCAAAGGATGTTGTTTATCTTCCCATGGTGAAACTGGACTCAAGGCAGAAAGAATTACTGAAGAAGACAAAAGGCGATGTCTATTATCCGCCGGATAGAGGGCGTTTTTTTTCAAATTTCACAGAATGGAGCAGGCTTCTCAGGCTGGTAACAGGCGGAGTTTTTTCTCAGAAATGCGAAGAGACCAAAGCAGCCAGCAATATATTTTTTAATTATTTTGCCTGGACCGCAGTTATGAGAGGTCTCAGTTTCAAACATTTTATCACACATAGTGACTTCAGCTTGAATCATATTGGCCGCAACATAGCTATTGATCAGGCCGGCGCCCAAACATGGTATTTTACTGATTCAATGAACTTTGGGAACAACTTCAGTGAAGATAAGGACGGCTATGGCATGCGGCACCCTTTCTGGTCTTACCTCACATATGACCATTTTGTTACCTGGGATAAATTATTGGAAGAATATTTCAGGTCACATCCCGGGTCTTTTAAAAAAATCCATGTTGCAGGGTGTCTCTGGAGCGGCCATATAAAGGCAATAAGCAAAAAGGATGTCTTTTGCGGAGAGCTTTATCTGATAAACCTTGATAACACATTTATTGTAAGTGCGTTTGACTCGACATACTCAAGAAACGGCATAACATCATATGCTGAAGGGATTGCTTTTGCAGAGCATCTCTTGCAATTAGCAGATGAATGTTCTGATATTCACATCTATTTGAAGGAGAAAAAAGACCGCTCTATACATGGAAGGCTGGATCCGGTCTTAGGTCCAAGACTTCTGGATCTATATAATAAAATGGATACTCATGCAAGGATAACTATCTGCTCTAATGATGTAGATGCATCCAGGCTGATATCTGCATCAGACATGACGATATCTTTTCCGTTCACTTCAACAACTTTTGAAGCACTGAGCGCTGACAGGCCCGCATTGTGGCATGATCCAAAAGGATATTATATTAATACTCCCTATGCCAAAAATGGCGGAGTTACCACACACAGATATGAAGCACTGAAGGAAAAGGTTCTGGATATAATAAATACCAAACCGGGAAAATATAAGAACCCGATAAACATAAACTCACCATTGTCTGATCCTTATAGAGACGGTAAGGCGATTGACAGGTTCAGAGGGCTTCTGACATCAGATAGTGGCTACTAA
- a CDS encoding GNAT family N-acetyltransferase — MKIDKGAILLEDEKIFLRVLTIEDITEDYINGLNDDEVNRYLVNVRINAQTRESVEGFIRTNTNEPSSVFLGIFIKDEVDSFIGTLRISGIDLFHYLASVGICIFDKRSWKKGYAVRSLGMVKEYLFNSLGLHYIEAGVYSENISSLKLFKSAGFTESHRLKDKFRHINSFEEVIIFKALNPSFDNSLLK; from the coding sequence ATGAAGATAGATAAAGGCGCGATCCTGCTGGAAGACGAAAAGATATTCCTGCGAGTGCTTACAATTGAGGATATTACTGAGGATTATATTAATGGTTTAAATGACGATGAAGTCAACAGATACCTTGTAAATGTCCGCATCAATGCCCAGACGAGGGAATCTGTGGAGGGATTTATTCGTACGAACACAAATGAGCCTTCAAGTGTTTTTCTGGGTATTTTTATCAAGGATGAAGTGGATTCTTTTATTGGTACCCTGCGTATCTCAGGTATAGATCTTTTCCACTACCTGGCATCTGTCGGGATATGCATATTTGATAAACGGTCATGGAAGAAGGGTTATGCTGTGCGATCTCTGGGAATGGTTAAGGAATATCTCTTTAATTCATTAGGCCTTCATTATATTGAAGCCGGGGTCTACTCAGAAAATATCAGCAGTTTAAAGCTCTTTAAAAGTGCAGGATTTACAGAATCCCACAGATTAAAGGATAAGTTCAGGCACATCAACAGTTTTGAGGAAGTGATAATATTTAAGGCATTAAACCCATCGTTTGACAATTCTCTTCTGAAGTAA